A genomic region of Daphnia carinata strain CSIRO-1 chromosome 5, CSIRO_AGI_Dcar_HiC_V3, whole genome shotgun sequence contains the following coding sequences:
- the LOC130696812 gene encoding unconventional myosin-Va-like: MSTAVLYTKGAKVWLPDPVDVWKIGEILEDFKSDSLKLALETGEEIQVPIKDIKDLPPLRNPEFLIGGNDLTSLSYLHEPAVLHTLKVRFMNYNAIYTYCGIVLVAINPYQELSIYSQDTVLAYRNRNQYGSLDPHIFAVAEEAFTKMERESQDQSIIVSGESGAGKTVSAKYAMRYFATAGGSATETQVERKVLASSPIMEAIGNAKTTRNDNSSRFGKYIELGFNKDYHIQGAGMRTYLLEKSRVVFQSAEERNYHIFYQLCAASSLPEMAYLQLQHQDHFLYTRQGGCPSIEGVDDLAEFQETRRALLLLGFSEDQQADMFRLLAGILHLGNVTIVDADHEGSNIPKTDTYLASFCSLVGLDVASSEELRKWLCFRQIVSMKEVFTKPMTKAEASFARDALAKHVYSLLFQKIVTMINKSLGSDSRAHRFIGVLDIYGFETFEWNSFEQFCINYANEKLQQQFNQHVFKLEQEEYVREKIEWTFIDFYDNQPCIDLIEKPLGILDLLDEECRVPKGADQAWVEKLYDKCKKYPQFVKPRLSNSAFIIVHFADRVEYQCQGFVEKNRDTVLEEQVQVLRSSSNGIVRQLILDEETIVGGRSPSAAAAGSRSVVGTVPRGGGSLMVPGAGSGRQSNTMTKQNRRTVGSQFRESLTLLMNTLNATTPHYVRCIKPNDSKESFVFEPRRAVQQLRACGVLETVRISAAGFPSRLTYEEFIVRYRVLFHSRQCQRKQRDLSHQREACESVLSKLITEDDKFKFGANKIFFRAGQVAYLEKRRTDKLRACGILIQRMIRGWFYRKRYLKLRLAVVGVQRFCRGHLARRKAQHLRETRSAITIQRHVRGFLQRRSYTRLRETVLGLQTYSRGFLARKRYLQLVCNAKAVLIQKMVRGFLARRRYVRARKSIVLLQCCWRRWLARRQYKALRVEARSIEHVKNLNKGLENKIISMQQKIEEMNKELIPLRQKQNDYAELKIQCEANRGLANELKFSVGRIGELELLVNQLQTQLDRERDEKMDLVLERERLDKQNEELNSRIDNMQKELLNSAETNQTRSQEAEDAIKRRLDQERAILAQEYDQERAAYQKLLQDYHAMEERMEEAERELERLREEPGKTSKSGTIRGHSRNASNVSTLSNTSELIADPEDDGGYGSVRLVPNRSDSEDVGLVLKLQQRLKTVEKDKATLATRVEELERESPTADVRRAQDMIRLQELEMENAKIKEDLKNLRRQSATEHEGHLSRSPDMLMSQFDAMSDELDRRREECIQLRTVLANTTLGGELGEQTTLNASRLNGGEPFAEDNEILLAFETQKRIIRHLENELQEEKAASQRKLQIERDEVERLRIDNERQAKVLAGALHRTPQGQTDAVMQHEISRLTADNLDLQEKNDLLSEQLKKYRSQVKLSKKMKQDGLITEQQETSQEVHETVHSSRRTERSESLPVVRKKDINYLGMFDFNIGDEKQIARNLVYELKPRVASTLLPGLPAYIIFMCVRHADYINNDEKIRSFLTLIINAIRRLIKKRYEDLDTSVVWLVNTCRLLHSLKQYSGEKTFQEENTPKQNEQCLRNFDLSEYRQVLSDIAVWIYQAVIKFMEERVQQLIVTAVLEHEAISGLSSHKQPVGQSGRTRSGSTRDTTSPVDPQEAIAHLLRELTIFHQVLQLYGVDPPLIAQAFRQVFYYICACALNNLLLRKEMCHWSKGIQIRYNISHLEQWVRDQHIHGQDTMSASIADTLQPIIQAAQLLQARKSDDDVTNICAMCSRLTSAQIIKILNLYTPADELEDRIPISFIRKVQEELQKRNDPQAQSKLLMDTKHAFTVRFPYSPSSIKLEDIDIPAVLNLPMLKKV, encoded by the exons atgtCAACAGCCGTGCTTTATACCaag GGAGCAAAGGTATGGCTTCCTGATCCAGTGGATGTCTGGAAAATCGGGGAAATTTTAGAGGATTTTAAATCAGATTCATTGAAGCTAGCATTAGAAACAGGAGAG gaaattcAAGTGCCGATCAAAGATATCAAAGATCTACCACCACTTCGAAATCCGGAATTTCTCATTGGAGGCAATGATTTGACATCTCTTTCTTATTTGCACGAGCCGGCGGTTTTGCATACACTAAAAGTTCGTTTCATGAACTATAACGCTATTTACACATATTGTG GAATCGTACTAGTGGCTATCAACCCCTACCAGGAATTGTCAATATACAGCCAAGACACAGTTTTAGCCTACAGAAATAGGAACCAATATGGCAGCTTGGACCCTCATATATTTGCGGTGGCAGAAGAGGCCTTTACCAAAATGGAACG GGAAAGTCAAGACCAATCCATCATCGTCTCGGGCGAATCCGGAGCTGGCAAAACTGTGTCGGCTAAATATGCCATGCGCTATTTCGCCACGGCTGGAGGGTCAGCTACGGAAACGCAAGTGGAGCGTAAAGTTCTTGCTTCCAGCCCAATCATGGAG GCTATTGGAAATGCCAAAACCACAAGAAACGATAATAGCTCACGGTTCGGCAAATATATTGAGTTAGGCTTCAACAAAGACTACCACATCCAAGGAGCAGGCATGCGCACTTATTTGCTAGAGAAATCGCGTGTGGTTTTTCAATCGGCTGAAGAGCGCAATTACCACATTTTCTATCAACTGTGTGCAGCATCTTCTTTACCAGAGATGGCATACCTTCAGTTACAGCACCAAGATCATTTTCTCTACACTCGCCAAGGGGGCTGTCCTTCTATAGAGGGTGTCGACGACCTGGCCGAGTTTCAAGAAACACGTCGCGCTCTGTTGCTTCTCGGCTTCAGCGAAGATCAACAGGCAGATATGTTTCGGCTGCTTGCTGGCATTTTGCATCTCGGAAACGTCACAATCGTCGATGCCGACCACGAAGGCAGTAACATTCCTAAGACGGACACTTATTTAGCCTCGTTTTGTTCACTGGTGGGACTTGACGTGGCCTCAAGCGAAGAATTGCGCAAGTGGCTCTGCTTCCGCCAAATCGTTAGTATGAAAGAAGTGTTTACAAAACCCATGACAAAAGCGGAAGCTTCATTTGCGCGAGATGCGTTGGCCAAGCACGTCTATTCACTActctttcaaaaaattgttacGATGATCAACAAGTCGCTTGGCAGTGACAGCCGAGCTCATCGCTTCATTGGAGTCCTGGATATCTACGGGTTCGAGACGTTCGAATGGAACAGCTTCGAGCAGTTTTGCATTAATTATGCAAACGAAAAGTTGCAGCAACAGTTTAACCAACACGTTTTCAAATTGGAACAAGAGGAGTACGTCCGGGAGAAGATTGAATGGACCTTCATCGATTTCTACGACAACCAACCGTGCATCGATTTGATCGAGAAACCATTAGGCATCCTAGATCTGCTAGATGAAGAATGCCGCGTACCCAAAGGTGCTGATCAGGCTTGGGTCGAGAAGCTTTACGACAAGTGTAAAAAGTATCCCCAGTTTGTCAAGCCTCGTCTTTCCAACTCGGCTTTCATCATCGTCCATTTTGCCGACCGCGTCGAGTACCAGTGCCAGGGTTTCGTAGAAAAGAATCGCGACACGGTTTTAGAAGAACAGGTACAAGTGTTGCGTAGCAGTTCCAATGGCATCGTTCGACAGCTCATTTTGGATGAAGAGACCATCGTCGGTGGCCGTTCGCCTTCGGCAGCTGCAGCAGGATCACGTAGTGTCGTTGGGACAGTTCCTCGAGGAGGTGGCAGCTTAATGGTTCCAGGAGCTGGATCTGGTAGACAGTCTAACACGATGACGAAACAGAATCGTCGAACTGTAGGCTCGCAATTTCGGGAATCATTGACACTATTGATGAACACTTTAAATGCTACGACTCCACATTATGTCCGATGTATCAAACCTAACGATTCCAAagaatcttttgttttcgaaccACGCCGAGCTGTCCAGCAACTCCGAG CTTGTGGTGTATTGGAGACGGTACGGATCAGTGCGGCTGGATTCCCCTCACGATTGACATATGAAGAATTTATAGTTCGATATCGAGTTCTCTTCCATAGCCGACAGTGCCAGCGAAAGCAGCGAGACCTATCCCATCAGCGAGAAGCTTGCGAGTCTGTGCTATCGAAGCTCATTACGGAAGATGATAAATTCAAATTCGGTGCCAACAAGATTTTCTTCCGCGCTGGCCAGGTGGCGTACTTGGAAAAGCGCCGAACAGACAAATTACGCGCTTGTGGAATCCTAATTCAGCGAATGATTCGTGGCTGGTTCTATCGAAAACGTTACCTGAAGTTGCGCCTTGCAGTTGTTGGCGTCCAACGGTTTTGCCGCGGTCATTTGGCTCGTCGTAAAGCTCAGCACTTGAGAGAGACCCGATCAGCTATTACTATTCAAAGACATGTACGAGGGTTCCTCCAACGGCGCTCCTACACTCGTCTTCGAGAAACCGTTCTCGGCCTGCAGACTTACAGTCGTGGATTTCTGGCTCGGAAGAGATACCTGCAGTTGGTGTGCAATGCCAAAGCAGTTCTTATTCAAAAAATGGTTCGTGGTTTTTTGGCTCGTCGACGGTACGTTCGTGCACGCAAGAGCATCGTTTTGTTGCAATGTTGCTGGCGTCGTTGGCTTGCCCGCCGACAGTACAAAGCTCTGCGTGTTGAAGCCCGTTCGATTGAACACGTGAAGAATCTCAACAAGGGCTTGGAGAACAAAATCATATCCATGCAGCAGAAGATTGAAGAGATGAATAAAGAACTGATTCCTCTTCGTCAGAAACAAAATGACTACGcggaattgaaaattcaatgtGAGGCTAACCGTGGTCTAGCCAACGAACTGAAATTCTCTGTCGGGCGAATAGGCGAACTGGAATTGCTGGTCAACCAGTTGCAAACCCAACTAGATCGCGAAAGGGATGAAAAGATGGATCTTGTACTAGAACGTGAACGATTAGATAAACAAAACGAGGAACTGAATAGTCGAATAGACAATATGCAAAAAGAACTTTTGAATTCGGCGGAAACGAACCAAACTCGCAGCCAGGAAGCAGAAGATGCCATCAAACGAAGGCTTGATCAAGAGCGAGCCATTCTAGCTCAAGAATATGATCAGGAACGAGCAGCCTATCAGAAACTGTTGCAGGATTATCATGCAATGGAAGAACGAATGGAAGAGGCGGAAAGAGAACTTGAAAGGTTGCGTGAAGAGCCGGGCAAAACGAGCAAGAGCGGAACTATTCGTGGCCATTCTCGTAATGCATCGAATGTCAGCACGCTCAGCAATACCAGTGAATTGATTGCCGATCCTGAAGACGATGGTGGCTATGGATCTGTTCGCCTTGTGCCAAATCGTTCAGACAGTGAAGACGTTGGTTTAGTACTGAAATTACAACAACGACTGAAGACTGTTGAAAAGGACAAGGCAACGCTGGCCACTCGAGTTGAGGAATTAGAGCGTGAAAGTCCAACAGCTGATGTTAGGCGAGCTCAGGACATGATTCGCTTACAAGAGctagaaatggaaaatgccAAAATTAAAGAGGACCTGAAAAATCTTCGTCGGCAATCAGCAACAGAACATGAGGGTCACCTGTCCCGCAGTCCGGATATGTTAATGAGTCAATTCGATGCCATGTCCGATGAATTAGATCGCCGTCGCGAGGAATGCATTCAATTGCGAACTGTTTTGGCTAATACCACTTTAGGAGGTGAGCTCGGTGAGCAAACGACATTGAATGCATCACGACTTAACGGAGGCGAGCCGTTCGCAGAAGACAATGAGATTTTGCTAGCATTCGAGACTCAGAAACGTATCATACGACATTTGGAGAATGAACTACAGGAAGAGAAGGCGGCATCTCAACGCAAGCTTCAAATTGAACGGGACGAAGTGGAACGTCTTCGAATTGACAATGAAAGGCAGGCTAAAGTTTTAGCTGGAGCTTTACATCGTACACCGCAAGGTCAAACGGACGCAGTGATGCAGCATGAAATTTCTCGACTCACGGCAGACAATTTGGATTTACAAGAAAAGAACGATCTTCTTAGCGAGCAACTAAAAAAATACAGGTCTCAAGTGAAGCTATCAAAAAAGATGAAGCAGGATGGTTTAATTACAGAACAGCAAGAGACATCTCAAGAAGTGCATGAAACTGTTCATTCCAGTCGTAGAACTGAAAGAAGCGAATCGCTGCCAGTTGTTCGCAAAAAGGACATCAACTACCTTGGAATGTTTGATTTCAACATTGGCGATGAGAAGCAAATCGCAAGAAATCTCGTTTATG AACTGAAACCTCGCGTTGCGTCAACTCTCTTGCCAGGCCTTCCTGCCTACATCATCTTCATGTGTGTTCGGCACGCAGATTATATCAACAATGACGAGAAAATTCGTTCTTTCTTAACTCTTATCATCAACGCCATTCGCCGGTTGATTAAAAAACGTTATGAGGATCTAGACACGTCCGTTGTCTGGTTAGTCAACACGTGCAGACTTCTACATAGTCTAAAACAATACAGCGGAGAGAAG ACTTTTCAAGAGGAGAACACCccgaaacaaaatgaacaatGCTTGCGCAATTTTGATTTGTCGGAGTATAGACAAGTTCTTAGCGATATTGCTGTATGGATCTATCAG GCCGTTATCAAATTCATGGAAGAACGCGTTCAACAACTCATAGTTACTGCCGTGTTGGAGCATGAAGCTATTTCTGGCCTTTCTAGTCACAAACAACCAGTTGGACAAAGCGGCAGAACAAG atcGGGCTCAACGAGAGACACTACAAGTCCGGTTGATCCTCAAGAGGCAATAGCTCATTTGCTGCGAGAGTTGACCATTTTCCATCAAGTGTTGCAGTTGTATGGCGTAGACCCACCACTTATAGCCCAAGCCTTCCGCCAG GTGTTTTATTATATTTGTGCGTGCGCGTTAAACAACCTCCTGCTGCGCAAAGAAATGTGCCACTGGTCCAAAGGCATTCAAATCCGTTACAATATTTCTCACTTGGAGCAATGGGTGCGTGACCAACATATTCATGGACAAGACACGATGAGTGCTTCTATTGCTGACACGTTGCAGCCCATCATCCAAGCTGCCCAGTTGCTTCAAGCACGGAAATCAGATGATGATGTCACTAACATCTGCGCCATGTGTTCGCGATTAACAAGTGCCCAGATCATAAAAATACTAAATCTCTATACTCCAGCGGACGAACTGGAGGATCGTATCCCGATCAGTTTTATCCGCAAAGTCCAAGAAGAACTTCAAAAAAGGAACGATCCCCAAGCGCAGAGCAAGTTGTTGATGGACACAAAACACGCATTCACAGTACGATTCCCGTACAGTCCTTCTTCAATCAAATTAGAAGATATTGACATTCCAGCAGTTCTGAACTTGCCCATGTTGAAAAAAGTTTAA
- the LOC130696819 gene encoding cytoplasmic polyadenylation element-binding protein-like has protein sequence MPSFPQLGLGSDPSVDLGFGLNLSRLCGTNSNGNQQVQSVQSSNGTNSSGTMGEATNLEIMQRINAMLENSLDLSNLTGEVASKRNYSDSLSMSDLFSGFASNGNNGNQIVPQQDDVLANLLQQHQLNQALKQHQLEQQNQMKSFSPSSLFLNKNEGQSMNKLIPNSSNNNQPSQRSMSLSQHRQSMASSGLGDSPTSSASSPVANGQPRTTRSQSTGGFSSSMQPGIHSTPTSCCRPIRGTSLFRDSSSPTLEQVLLMGCQRGHDGQGTSPAESDLSMLSSSGISSVESSLTELMQSLNMSGSSNSGVSPPSVNPFSNQGLQQQLSYQQQQALQNSKLQAALQQNGLAQLGSLTGNDMSPQSLQTLQTNLQNLQELANLQNLQAWQNLRNLQSLQAIAGNANGLSSLLGGTPGSGVDRNALNAVESALQSSWSPSMSAAALGLGTGSFNTPGQTDGNSNLERAARMYRNAASLCEPTCTWSGHLPPRTYKNATYSCKVFLGGVPWDITEVSLTNAFKQFGSIKVEWPGKDNVANPPKGYVYIIFDNEKHVKSLLQACTHDYSNGGSWYYKISSRRMRSKEVQVIPWMLSDSNYVRSPTQRLDPQKTVFVGALHGMLNAEGLAHIMNDLFGGVLYAGIDTDKFKYPIGSGRVTFNNNRSYMKAVAAAFIEIKTPKFTKKVQVDPYLEDSLCATCGVQQGPYFCRDLACFKYFCRSCWQWQHNSDLVKHHRPLMRHYKGAGNVNGSNGSPVNNASSPIAHQNQQTPDLPQPDSI, from the exons ATGCCCAGTTTTCCTCAA TTAGGGCTCGGTAGCGATCCATCAGTCGATTTGGGATTTGGTCTCAACCTTAGTCGCTTGTGTGGGACGAATTCGAACGGCAATCAACAAGTCCAATCTGTACAATCTAGCAACGGAACAAATAGTAGTGGCACTATGGGTGAAGCCACCAACTTGGAAATTATGCAGCGAATTAACGCCATGTTGGAGAATAGCCTAGACCTCAGCAACCTCACGGGAGAGGTTGCATCCAAACGCAACTATTCTG ACTCCCTATCGATGTCGGATTTATTTTCTGGATTTGCATCCAACGGAAACAATGGAAATCAGATTGTGCCCCAGCAAGACGACGTTTTGGCCAATCTGTTGCAGCAACATCAGCTGAACCAAGCTTTGAAGCAACACCAACTGGAGcaacaaaatcaaatgaaatctTTCAGCCCGTCATCGCTGTTTCTTAACAAG AATGAAGGCCAATCAATGAATAAGTTAATCCCAAATTCCTCCAACAACAATCAGCCATCGCAACGATCTATGTCGTTAAGCCAACATAGACAGTCGATGGCTAGCTCGGGATTGGGAGACTCACCTACGTCTTCGGCCTCATCACCCGTTGCTAATGGCCAACCACGTACGACTCGTTCACAATCGACTGGTGGATTTAGCAGCTCTATGCAACCTGGAATTCACTCAACGCCCACGTCATGTTGCCGTCCTATTCGTGGGACTTCTCTATTTAG GGACTCGAGCAGCCCAACTTTGGAACAGGTTTTGTTGATGGGTTGCCAACGTGGGCACGATGGCCAAGGTACTTCGCCTGCCGAATCGGATCTTTCCATGCTTAGTTCGTCAGGCATTTCAAGTGTTGAATCTTCACTTACTGAGTTAATG CAAAGCCTCAACATGTCCGGAAGTAGTAACTCGGGCGTATCACCACCGAGTGTCAACCCGTTTTCCAACCAAGGATTGCAGCAACAACTTAGCTATCAGCAACAGCAGGCATTGCAGAATAGCAAACTACAGGCGGCTTTGCAACAGAACGGGTTGGCCCAACTTGGCAGCCTAACTGGAAATGATATGAGCCCGCAAAGTTTGCAAACACTGCAAACAAATCTCCAGAACCTTCAGGAACTGGCCAATCTTCAAAATCTTCAAGCCTGGCAAAATCTCCGCAATCTTCAAAGCCTTCAG GCTATAGCCGGGAATGCAAATGGGCTGTCTTCTTTGCTGGGTGGAACTCCTGGCAGTGGGGTGGATCGCAATGCTTTAAATGCAGTAGAGTCAGCCTTGCAGTCGTCTTGGTCACCCTCAATGAGTGCTGCTGCTCTAGGTTTGGGTACGGGATCGTTTAATACCCCTGGTCAGACGGATGGTAACAGTAACCTGGAACGGGCTGCTCGTATGTACCGGAATGCTGCATCCCTTTGCGAGCCTACCTGTACTTGGAGTGGTCATCTTCCACCCCGCACTTACAAGAACGCAACTTATTCGTGCAAGGTGTTTTTGGGTGGCGTTCCATGGGACATCACTGAAGTATCGCTCACCAACGCTTTCAAGCAATTCGGTTCGATCAAGGTGGAATGGCCCGGCAAGGACAACGTGGCCAATCCCCCGAAGGGCTACGTCTACATCATTTTTGACAACGAGAAGCATGTCAAGTCTCTACTCCAAGCTTGCACGCACGACTACAGCAATGGTGGTAGCTGGTACTACAAGATCTCTTCTCGTCGCATGCGTTCGAAGGAGGTGCAGGTTATTCCCTGGATGCTTAGCGACAGCAACTACGTCCGTTCGCCGACTCAGCGTTTGGACCCTCAAAAAACCGTTTTCGTCGGCGCATTGCATGGAATGCTTAACGCTGAAGGATTGGCGCACATTATGAACGACCTTTTTGGCGGTGTCCTGTATGCTGGAATTGACACGGACAAATTCAAATATCCGATCGGTTCAGGTCGTGTGACATTCAACAACAATCGCTCTTACATGAAGGCCGTGGCTGCTGCGTTCATCGAGATCAAGACTCCCAAGTTCACCAAAAAGGTTCAAGTTGATCCGTATTTGGAGGACTCGCTTTGCGCCACTTGCGGCGTCCAGCAAGGCCCGTACTTCTGTCGCGATCTTGCTTGTTTCAAGTATTTCTGTCGCTCGTGCTGGCAATGGCAACACAATTCGGATCTGGTGAAGCACCACCGCCCATTGATGCGTCATTACAAAGGTGCTGGAAACGTCAACGGGTCAAATGGATCGCCAGTAAATAACGCCTCTTCCCCTATTGCTCATCAAAACCAACAAACTCCTGATCTTCCTCAACCGGACAGTATCTAA